cctaggttccCTCAACTCAGCTcatccaacccaaccctaggttggGCAGGGATATCTCAGCCTGGTGCAGCCCTGTCgggttcaacccaacccagaTCTGCCTTAATTGACCCTGGCCAGGCTGGGCCGGGTTGGCCCCTGATTGACCCTATTAGCCCCTAAGTTTTGCCATTTCAGGGTCAGGCTGGCCCTGATTGACCCATCTGCTCCTAAGTATTATGCTAAACTATTAATATATTAAATCTATATTATTATATGTAATTACATACTGTGTTAATATATTCTACTAAAATATCATACATactattattttaaatatgcagggttgggccgggttcaGCCCAAGCCCCGTCTGGCTCGATTCCGGGCCTGAAAATCCCAGCCCAGGCCCGCCCTACAGGCTGAAAACACCAAGCATAGCCTTGCCCAGGCGGGCTTGGGTGTGCCGGGCCAAACTTGCAGAAGATGATAGGTGAATTATCATTTTCCTATCTTGTGCAGGATCTTTTGTTTAAAGGGACGGCCTCAGTGAAGCCTCATGCAAGTAGAGAAGTTGAAGATGACACAGGGACAGCTTATGAGGAGGTCAAAAAAGACATTAATTCTTTGTCAAGAGAGGAACAAATGGATGTTGTTTATAGGTGAGTGTTTTACTTTTGCTGTGTTCAATATTTAAACTGATTTTGTTActggaaaagagatggaaatTCCTTTTCTGTTTATAGCATTGAACTTATTATTGGATTTTATCAGACATGTCCAACACATGTATTCTATATGTATGAGTGACCAGATCTCAGTAGTTAGACTGAGCCGGGTAAATTTTAGGTTTATCTAGTTTGTTCTAGTTCAAGTGGATTGTGTGATTAAAAACAACTCTTGTCATTAGATACTCAGAgaaaatccccccccccccaccccctttttgtCTTTAGAGGATCTCCAAGGTCAAACGATGGATGTTAAGTAGTTATCTACTTATCTTGGGAGAGGACCTGATGAAGTGGCAATCCTTTTTGTTCCTTGTTTGATTTAGATAGACAAAGGAATGTTTGCAAACTATGATTCCATGATGTTATGATGGATGAGTTGGGAATTGGGACTTGGTAGTGGTTTCCTTCTAAGCTGGTGGTCTGTTTGCAAAAAGTGCATGTTCTGTTGCTACTGGAATATGGGTGTCTTTGGAAACGGTACTGCTTATGTTTTTCATCATAGGCCATTGAGTTTGAATGGACGTCAAACGTCCCTTTCAGATTCTTTTTACCTGTGTGTGCGCATGAAtatttggcctttttttttgggggggggggttaattGGGAGGCCTTTGTCCTGCTGCTTTGCTGGTTTTTGTCATGTTCTCTTTTCAATAAAATCTattattcatgaaaaaaaaatttgctttaTCCCTTCTTTACATGAATTACATCGCTGTGGATCCCAAAATAACTTAAATTCCTAATGATTTCAAGATGAAATGAAGCTAGGATGTATAAAATCGATTTAGATATGTTAGGTCTGAGAGCTAATTATATATCTAAAAATGTGGTAAAGATTATCATCTTTGCTGTCCAATACAACTTTTTTTCTGGGATTTTTTTAAGTAGAAGCATTCAGTTTCATATAATTTGTGTATCAAAATTCAACATGTCATGGAAGTTCCAAATGTTTGAGTGATGCTTCTGTTATCTAACCTATTACATGCTGCAGTTCTGCTCCAGAGTTGGTTGGTTTGCTGTCAGAACTGAATGATGCACTTGATGAACTTGAGAGGAAAGTGAATCCACTTCTAAGAAAGGTACTTCTTCCTTCTGTTCATCGTGACCCCCACCACTGACAATCAAAAGTAACCAACCAATGGATACTTTGAACAGGATGCCAGACCTTGACCTTTCCCATCTACCTGGAAGAGTGGGAGTGCTGTGTTTCACAGCTCCCTTCTTCCCCCACCGCTTCCCCCCCTTTATAGAATAAAATTGAGAATAGGCAGCAGCACATCCTTTAGAAAATATTGAGACACAAAGGCACCAGCAAGGCAAGCAACTGAGTTAAGAAGAATGAGGTAATTGCATAGGCAGATCAATGATTGGAATCAGatcttctctcttccctaagaGTCTGCTAACCCACTCATTGATCTACAAAGAACTTCATGACCATAACCTCTGCTCAATAGTTGGATCTGTTGGTCTGCATGGATCATCAGAAACGGTGTGACAGCAACTTCAGCAGATGGTCTCAATGATTGACATCAGATTGGTGACAGCTATCCCAGTTGTGGATTGGGAATGAGTATCCTAATACCAAAATAGATTCAGATGATCTGTGTGGATCAACTCTCTATGATTACTGTTATATCATTGAGATCAACGGATCCTTTAGATCATGATCCAGGATGGATAATTGATCAGGAGGTTAGTTGATTTGTGTCCAATGAAAAACCCTTAGATCAAGTAAATGGTGGATACCAACCTCCGTGCTTGTAGATCATGTGTATGGCAAAGGCAGAGAAATCAGATGGCCTTCACCCATTATCTGTGTTTCTTTGAAAACTCAAGTGGGCTCTTTCTTGACTGTTAGTCCTGTTCAACAGTAAACACTGCATACCTAAATGTTTTCGTTATTTCTGAAGGTAGAAGAGAGTAAAACTACTGGAAGAGGAGGTCTGCAGTATTTGAAGACAAAACAACTTCTATTGTTGACTTATTGCCAATCTATTggtttttatcttcttctcaaGTCCGAGGGCCACCCGGTTCGTGATCATCCAGTAATTGCTCGCCTTGTAGAGATCAAGAGTTTGTTGGAGAAGGTCCTCATATTCTTTCTAAtctattttttgaataattatttttaagtCACAGTGAAACATCTTGCCCAAGATATTGTTCATTAAGTGGCTTATTGTGTTAGGATTGAAAGTCCTGTCAACCTTACCATTACTAATTCTTGATTGCATTCAAGAAATTGTATAAACTGTTCTCCAGTGATTCATATTCATTTCAGAGTGCATTAATgctaaaaatattttatattttccatttaaTAGTATGGGGCTTCTTCTAGGATGCCTGGGGTGCCAGTTTGAAATCATATTTCTAGAGAATTTTATTGGCAGTGATTGTAGAAACCAAAGTACAAAATTATTCATTAGAAGTGATTTTAGTTTTGTTCCTCTAAAATTGATGCTTAATGGCagtcttattaaaaaaaaaaaatttcctcacAAGCATCTATGTTTTGGCTTCCATGCGTCACATATTTTTATGCAAGATAGCCACAGGTGATGTGTTCAGTCATTTCCTGCCTCCATTTCTTCCTTGTTTCTGAGCTGACATGTCACATGTCTCCAAGTGTCAATGGTATTATTAAGGAAGTTTCagatgtttattattattattatttttttcaaatataaaagTTTCAAAGGTATTGACACATTCCACTGGCAGGTGAAGCAGCTTGATGGGAATCTTCCGCCAGAAATTGAAGAGTTTCTCAATAAAACTGGTGGGACTGACTCGGGAGCAAAAGTCATGCAAGATGTTGCATTGAAATCTAAACCCTCCACCGCAGATCACAAATTATCTCCCACCTCATCTGCCGAAAACCAGGAAGTAGCTATGgtatttattaataataatccTGTTAGTGATTTATGTATTTCACTGATGTTACTGTAAGTTCATTTCTCAAAAATTCCCATTATAATTGCAGCCGCGTGAAACAACGGAACTGGTAGGGGTAGGCTTTCTTAAGGATCATGTCAACAAAGCAGAGAAACGCAAGCGTCAGGTCAATAATGAATCATTAGCAATGATATTTCAGACAACCTCtagattcttttcttcttaaaaataTGCACATTTCTTTTAATCGGCACAATAACAGATGCATATGAAATATGTTAAATTAACAGAATGATCAAGTTGCTGTGCAAAGCATAGAAATGCTGAAAGTAAGAGCGAGACTTGAAGAGAAGCTGAAGCAGAAGGGTGTTTTTAAGTCTGTAGCACCAAAGCCGGATAGATCTAAAGAACGTCTTGTTCAACCAGTGAACAGGTATCAATTTGTTACGGGACTCATGTTCTGTTCACTTACATTGAGAGGATTTTAGTTCACTTAGATTGCAATTGGACAGGAAGCTTGAAACattagatgattttgatgatgagGTTATCGATAAGGAGGCTGGAGCTCATGGTTTGAATGATGGGCACACAGGTTTGGCACACTCAATGTCAAAACTTGTTGCTGCAAATGGGAAGAAATCCAAGGTATGGATCTTCTTATGATTTCTTATAGTTCTTCAGAGAGACCTCATGGTGGTTCTGATTTTCATCCTATTGTCAATGGATAGCGAGTGATCAGTTATTGAGGATGGGAATGACGGATAATACccaataaataatttttcttcaagTGAATCTTCATTAATTTAATGAACTAATGGTTGAGAGCCCAGGGCCCTTAGGTAGTTCGGTGTTTGTTCGTTCCCTATTCTATAGTTGGCTTAACTTTTATAATTTTAGGGGCAGTTTGATACATGTTGAAACAGACCCGTCTGTTTGCGTCATGTCTTCATGCCTACCATGACTCTGTTCTGTTCTCATTATGCTGCAAATATTTGTTTTTGTCATCTTTGCTGTTATAGGTTATTTAGTGATTAAGCATTTCCTGACTTATTTCTAAGTATGTACCTATAATTGTTTTGTTCAAGGTTGTTTCTGGTGATAATGATGCACCTAAGAGGGATGATATTGGAGAAAGACGAAGGAAGTATGAACGCCAAGTTCTTTCAAGAGTGGGGGTTGAGTTAATGGATGATGATCTCAGAAATCAGGAGGATGACCAAGCTGAATTGGATGCTaattttgatgatgatgatggtgaaggTGGGCAATCAGAAGGGTCAGAAGATGAATTTTATAAACAAGTGAAAGAGCAAAGGGCTGCAAAACTTTCTGCCAAAGCTGAGCTTTATGGAAGGTTTGTTTTAACAAATATTGCATGGTTGCTGAGGTTTTCCAACCTTCTGTCATTGTTTAGTTACACTTTTTAAGTAATTGGTCATGATTacctattgaagaagagaacaaaTTCAGACTAATGCACTAACCTCGGTTTGGGTTACTTGCTAGTATCAACTGATTAAGAAATAAAGTCAGATTTTGCTTCTGGGCTTATTCTTTACCTTCTTTCTCAGCCTGGACTCAATTAGGATTCTTCATTCAGATTCCCGTTTGTTTCCAGCTATAAGACCCATGTAAAACGAAAAA
This Macadamia integrifolia cultivar HAES 741 chromosome 10, SCU_Mint_v3, whole genome shotgun sequence DNA region includes the following protein-coding sequences:
- the LOC122090562 gene encoding something about silencing protein 10, with the translated sequence MGKGSKRQKKDFGKPKEKTRDEYFREEDMDDEVDAFHKQRDVIPLDVDGDEGFGASDDDNEQPVFDFEDEDDDDDDDDSDDDEDDDTQLTGLGAKIVRQQKFLRQKIGGVEDELHDDVEGEDEKKAVWGRGKNMYYDADNVDYELQSSDEDLPAEEEAEVLRLQKEKAKSLSMEDFGLEDAEQDESDFDAEPKVLEDLLFKGTASVKPHASREVEDDTGTAYEEVKKDINSLSREEQMDVVYSSAPELVGLLSELNDALDELERKVNPLLRKVEESKTTGRGGLQYLKTKQLLLLTYCQSIGFYLLLKSEGHPVRDHPVIARLVEIKSLLEKVKQLDGNLPPEIEEFLNKTGGTDSGAKVMQDVALKSKPSTADHKLSPTSSAENQEVAMPRETTELVGVGFLKDHVNKAEKRKRQNDQVAVQSIEMLKVRARLEEKLKQKGVFKSVAPKPDRSKERLVQPVNRKLETLDDFDDEVIDKEAGAHGLNDGHTGLAHSMSKLVAANGKKSKVVSGDNDAPKRDDIGERRRKYERQVLSRVGVELMDDDLRNQEDDQAELDANFDDDDGEGGQSEGSEDEFYKQVKEQRAAKLSAKAELYGRAPKVPSLPETEVADGKRHITQQMEKNRGLTRARKKLIKNPRKKYRLKHRDAVVRRKGQVREVKKPTGPYGGEVSGINAGISRSIRFKN